A window from Photobacterium leiognathi encodes these proteins:
- a CDS encoding sulfatase family protein, with amino-acid sequence MDLSSMKKTVVASLVATACVVALVTTFAAKPAEQPNVLLVIMDDLGTGQLDFALDSLDKAELAKRPVPARYQGDLDKMIDAAKRAMPNVAQLAQNGVKMTNAFVAHPVCGPSRAGIFTGRYPTSFGTYSNDDALQGIPLDIKLLPALFQENGYRTANIGKWHNAKIASKNKVAAEAQTRDYHDIQIPVVGEGFGPEERGFDYSYSFYASGAALWNSPAIYQNGKNIPAPGYLTHNLTNETLNFIEQSGDKPFFINLAYSVPHIPLEQASPAKYMDRFNTGNVEADKYFAAINAADEGLGQIMDLLKQKGELENTLIFFLSDNGAVHESPMPMNGMDRGYKGQMYNGGVRVPFVASWPKHIPAGGKSDTLISALDILPTALTAAGITIPQDMKVDGQDIMPVLAGKAEQSPHDYIYWAGPGAKHYSEENDGFWYGYWKWITYESDTIPNNPNLEKLSKGSWAIRDQDWALYFYDDGSNKVKLFNDKLDPSESQDLATKHPEKVTEMKNAFYDWIKNKPKPVAWGQDRYHVLTESAKPAPTLAQK; translated from the coding sequence ATGGATCTGTCCTCGATGAAGAAGACAGTGGTTGCCAGTTTAGTTGCCACAGCATGTGTTGTCGCACTGGTTACCACCTTTGCCGCTAAACCTGCCGAGCAACCAAACGTGTTGTTAGTGATCATGGATGACTTAGGTACGGGTCAGTTAGATTTTGCTTTAGACAGTTTAGATAAAGCGGAGTTAGCTAAACGCCCTGTGCCTGCACGTTATCAAGGCGATCTCGATAAGATGATTGATGCGGCTAAACGAGCAATGCCAAATGTGGCACAGCTGGCGCAAAACGGGGTGAAGATGACCAATGCTTTTGTGGCGCATCCTGTGTGTGGCCCTTCTCGTGCTGGTATTTTCACGGGTCGTTACCCAACGAGCTTTGGCACTTACAGTAATGATGATGCGTTGCAGGGGATTCCACTCGACATCAAATTATTGCCTGCATTATTTCAAGAAAATGGCTATCGCACTGCCAACATTGGTAAGTGGCACAATGCGAAAATAGCCAGTAAAAATAAAGTTGCAGCAGAAGCGCAAACTCGTGACTATCACGATATTCAAATTCCGGTGGTCGGTGAAGGTTTTGGCCCCGAAGAGCGCGGTTTTGATTACTCCTATAGCTTCTATGCATCGGGCGCTGCGCTGTGGAATTCACCTGCAATTTATCAAAACGGTAAGAACATTCCTGCGCCGGGGTATTTGACCCATAACCTAACTAATGAAACCCTGAATTTCATTGAGCAAAGTGGCGATAAGCCGTTCTTCATTAACCTTGCTTACAGCGTGCCGCATATTCCACTAGAGCAAGCGTCACCTGCAAAATACATGGATCGATTTAATACTGGTAACGTTGAAGCTGATAAATATTTTGCTGCAATCAATGCTGCAGATGAAGGTTTAGGTCAGATCATGGATCTGCTTAAACAAAAAGGCGAGCTAGAGAATACCTTGATCTTCTTCTTGTCTGATAACGGTGCGGTACATGAATCACCAATGCCAATGAACGGCATGGATCGTGGCTATAAAGGACAGATGTATAACGGTGGGGTACGTGTACCGTTCGTCGCATCTTGGCCTAAACATATCCCTGCTGGTGGCAAGAGCGATACCTTAATTTCAGCACTTGATATTCTGCCAACAGCACTAACAGCAGCAGGTATTACGATCCCACAAGATATGAAAGTTGATGGTCAAGACATCATGCCGGTACTGGCTGGCAAAGCCGAGCAATCACCGCATGATTATATTTACTGGGCAGGTCCGGGTGCTAAGCACTACAGCGAAGAAAATGATGGTTTTTGGTACGGTTACTGGAAGTGGATCACATACGAAAGCGATACGATCCCGAATAATCCAAACCTTGAAAAACTATCAAAAGGCTCATGGGCAATACGTGATCAAGATTGGGCATTGTATTTCTACGATGATGGCTCAAATAAGGTGAAATTGTTTAATGACAAGTTAGATCCGTCAGAGTCACAAGATTTAGCGACCAAACACCCAGAGAAAGTCACTGAAATGAAAAATGCATTTTATGACTGGATCAAAAACAAGCCTAAACCTGTGGCATGGGGACAAGATCGCTACCATGTGTTAACTGAGTCAGCTAAACCTGCACCAACATTAGCGCAGAAGTGA
- the kduD gene encoding 2-dehydro-3-deoxy-D-gluconate 5-dehydrogenase KduD, translated as MNNLFDLTGKVAIVTGCNTGLGQGMALGLAKAGADIVGIGHQAAPETQAQVEALGRKFHYITANLMQQDRLEAIVAEAVEVMGKVDILINNAGIIRREDLLKFSESDWDDVININQKTLFFLSQAVAKRFVEQGNGGKIINIASMLSFQGGIRVPSYTASKSAVMGLTRALATELAQYNINVNAIAPGYMATDNTEALRADEARNAAILERIPASRWGLPSDLEGPAVFLASSASDYINGYTIAVDGGWLAR; from the coding sequence ATGAATAATCTATTTGATTTAACAGGTAAAGTTGCCATCGTTACAGGTTGTAATACAGGCTTAGGTCAAGGCATGGCGCTAGGTTTAGCGAAAGCGGGTGCTGACATCGTGGGTATTGGTCATCAAGCAGCGCCTGAAACACAAGCGCAAGTGGAAGCGTTAGGTCGTAAATTTCACTACATCACAGCGAATTTAATGCAGCAAGATCGCCTAGAAGCGATTGTGGCAGAAGCTGTCGAAGTGATGGGCAAAGTAGATATCTTAATTAACAACGCAGGCATTATCCGCCGTGAAGATTTACTTAAGTTCTCAGAAAGTGATTGGGATGATGTGATCAACATTAACCAAAAGACATTGTTCTTCTTATCGCAAGCTGTGGCTAAACGTTTTGTTGAGCAAGGTAATGGCGGCAAGATCATCAATATTGCATCTATGTTGTCATTCCAAGGTGGTATTCGTGTGCCGTCATACACAGCAAGTAAATCAGCGGTGATGGGCTTAACCCGTGCGTTGGCAACAGAGCTTGCGCAGTACAACATTAATGTGAATGCGATTGCCCCAGGTTATATGGCGACTGATAATACTGAAGCGCTGCGTGCTGATGAAGCGCGTAATGCGGCTATTTTAGAGCGTATTCCTGCAAGTCGTTGGGGCTTACCGTCTGATCTAGAAGGCCCAGCAGTTTTCTTAGCATCAAGCGCAAGTGATTACATTAATGGTTACACCATTGCAGTTGATGGTGGCTGGTTAGCACGTTAA
- a CDS encoding manganese efflux pump MntP, with amino-acid sequence MEKHIKPFFHSIVMPFILALLFSLSSNLDNFVIGFSYGVQNKRIALVPNMIIALITAVVTYLSMVLGQWLTHLISHQESSDIGSIVFIGLGLWSIGNSFSNNKKTRHDDTKELGIKAAVGLGILLSINNIGVGILGSVSRLNINLITILTFITSILLTYLGNHLGNNVIGKWLGKYNDLVSGLLLVILGLLSFFYAL; translated from the coding sequence ATGGAAAAGCATATAAAACCATTTTTTCATTCTATTGTTATGCCCTTCATACTCGCTCTACTGTTCAGCCTTTCCTCGAACCTCGATAACTTTGTTATTGGTTTTTCTTATGGCGTACAAAACAAACGTATTGCCTTAGTGCCCAATATGATTATTGCGCTGATCACAGCCGTCGTAACTTACCTTTCAATGGTATTAGGGCAATGGTTAACCCATTTGATCTCGCATCAAGAATCATCAGATATTGGTTCGATTGTTTTTATCGGACTTGGGCTCTGGTCTATTGGTAATAGCTTCTCGAACAATAAAAAAACACGCCATGACGACACCAAAGAGCTTGGGATCAAAGCCGCAGTAGGGTTAGGAATATTACTATCAATCAATAATATTGGTGTGGGGATACTAGGGAGTGTGTCTCGACTTAATATCAACTTAATAACAATACTGACGTTTATTACCAGTATCTTACTGACTTATCTTGGCAACCATTTAGGCAACAATGTGATCGGAAAATGGCTAGGTAAATATAACGATTTAGTATCAGGACTATTACTAGTGATATTAGGCTTACTGTCTTTCTTTTATGCACTCTAA
- a CDS encoding glycoside hydrolase family 88/105 protein — MMTALGSKQDILTAMKRVYRYQAQNQTRSVVRRSGKTRFIKDTDWERGVFWSCVSAAWLATDDTEYLDGVMNYTLHTGFRTGPNDRFADDHICCQAYLDVYPVVNQPEALEPTIKALDVMVNTPEQGRKDWWWCDSLFMAPPSFAALTQVTGETKYLDYMNTAFWDSVEHLKDPETGLFYRDYRYIPDGKSSELREANGEKVFWSRGIGWVLAAVPRLMARMPEDYAERERYLALFTDLAAEVIKYQQADGFWRTSLLDPQSYPAKESSATALFVYGLAWGIKQGLLDAETYLPVVEKAWAALQTCIHDNGMIGWVQLPAFNPRDVQFEHNIDYGAGAFLLAATAVAELVN, encoded by the coding sequence ATGATGACGGCATTAGGATCAAAACAAGATATTTTGACGGCAATGAAACGTGTTTACCGTTACCAAGCACAAAACCAAACCCGTAGCGTGGTACGTCGCAGTGGTAAAACTCGCTTCATTAAAGATACTGATTGGGAACGTGGGGTATTTTGGTCATGTGTGTCAGCAGCATGGTTGGCAACTGACGATACGGAATACCTTGATGGGGTGATGAATTACACCTTGCATACAGGCTTTAGAACTGGCCCTAATGATCGTTTCGCTGATGATCATATTTGCTGTCAGGCTTACCTTGATGTTTACCCTGTGGTGAATCAACCAGAAGCATTAGAGCCAACCATTAAAGCGTTAGATGTAATGGTGAACACCCCAGAGCAAGGACGTAAAGATTGGTGGTGGTGTGATTCTCTGTTTATGGCTCCACCAAGTTTTGCCGCACTGACGCAAGTGACTGGTGAGACTAAATATTTAGATTACATGAATACCGCTTTCTGGGATTCAGTTGAGCACTTAAAAGATCCTGAAACAGGGCTGTTTTACCGTGACTATCGCTATATCCCAGATGGCAAAAGCAGTGAATTACGTGAAGCGAATGGTGAAAAAGTCTTTTGGAGCCGTGGTATTGGTTGGGTATTAGCAGCCGTTCCTCGTTTAATGGCTCGTATGCCAGAAGATTATGCCGAGCGTGAGCGTTACTTAGCGCTATTTACTGACTTAGCCGCTGAAGTGATTAAATACCAGCAAGCAGACGGTTTTTGGCGTACCAGCTTATTAGATCCACAAAGCTATCCTGCCAAAGAGAGCAGTGCGACTGCCTTATTTGTTTACGGTTTAGCGTGGGGTATCAAGCAAGGCTTATTAGATGCTGAAACCTATTTACCTGTAGTTGAAAAAGCATGGGCAGCGCTACAAACCTGTATTCACGATAACGGCATGATTGGTTGGGTACAGCTTCCAGCATTTAACCCTCGTGATGTACAGTTTGAACATAATATTGATTACGGCGCAGGGGCGTTTTTATTGGCTGCCACGGCTGTTGCTGAATTAGTGAATTAA
- a CDS encoding DUF2264 domain-containing protein, translating to MTTKTPEKQPSTSSSEHIESRIKHIVATERPKVPYEHPDAKMYWHLFKQRLIRLKMKKPAYDKHDQQLQALFQQQTDLKLLCDNLAKYVTEAFCHYSVWDHSHAYYPGRPSQQSARTDAVEGVSRVLPVLAAWLYFSHESQMSGLDGQRIDVVKVLSQAFLAGTDPKHPGYWGVLHDCDQRVCESADLALALWLSKEWVWQHYSEAEQQQVSRWFKQVNSLITVDNNWHLFPLTVQFVLKALTGEDCIDHDKYQRIKVFFVGDGWFRDGAKGNYDYYNAWGFHYSLYWLDQIDSNFDPEFIHQSLSDFVEGYRYFFTPQGLPFFGRSACYRLAAAAPLLAAVDQHSSAISMGEAKRAFRLNLNYFIGNGAMQYGAPTQGLFHDDGRLVDNYSGPASSFWSMRGLIIALYMGNRCQLWQAEESPLMIEQQSYDFDIEAIQANVKGIAETQEIVVTFKQEYTEQQDPLSRRLESQSYANKALEMLLGRAERPKNNLLRKGITSYSSKMSHFF from the coding sequence ATGACGACGAAAACACCTGAAAAACAGCCTTCAACTTCTTCTTCTGAGCATATTGAATCTCGAATTAAACACATTGTTGCTACTGAGCGTCCGAAAGTGCCTTATGAACATCCAGATGCGAAGATGTATTGGCATTTGTTTAAGCAGCGTTTGATCCGCTTAAAAATGAAAAAGCCTGCTTATGATAAGCATGATCAGCAATTACAGGCATTATTTCAGCAACAAACCGATCTCAAATTGTTATGCGATAACTTAGCGAAGTATGTGACGGAAGCGTTTTGTCACTATAGCGTTTGGGATCATAGCCATGCTTATTACCCAGGTAGACCAAGCCAGCAAAGCGCCCGAACCGATGCCGTGGAAGGCGTAAGCCGAGTATTACCTGTATTGGCGGCATGGCTGTATTTTAGCCATGAATCACAGATGAGCGGGTTAGATGGACAACGCATTGATGTCGTTAAAGTGCTCTCTCAAGCATTTCTGGCGGGAACTGATCCTAAGCATCCCGGCTATTGGGGCGTATTACATGATTGCGATCAGCGGGTGTGTGAATCAGCCGATCTAGCACTCGCGTTATGGCTATCAAAAGAGTGGGTGTGGCAGCACTATAGCGAGGCTGAGCAGCAGCAGGTAAGCCGATGGTTTAAGCAAGTGAATAGCTTAATAACGGTCGATAATAACTGGCACTTATTTCCATTAACGGTGCAGTTTGTTCTAAAAGCCCTGACGGGTGAAGACTGTATCGATCACGATAAATACCAACGTATTAAAGTGTTTTTTGTCGGTGATGGCTGGTTCCGCGATGGTGCTAAAGGCAATTATGATTACTACAACGCATGGGGATTTCACTACTCGCTCTATTGGCTTGATCAAATTGACTCTAATTTCGACCCTGAATTTATCCATCAATCGTTGAGTGACTTTGTCGAAGGTTATCGTTATTTCTTTACCCCGCAAGGCTTACCTTTCTTTGGTCGCAGTGCTTGTTATCGCTTAGCTGCTGCAGCGCCTTTGTTAGCAGCGGTTGATCAACATAGCTCTGCAATTTCAATGGGTGAAGCGAAACGGGCTTTTCGCTTAAACCTGAATTACTTCATCGGTAATGGCGCGATGCAGTATGGCGCGCCAACCCAAGGTTTATTCCATGATGATGGACGTTTAGTGGATAACTATAGTGGACCTGCCAGCAGTTTTTGGTCGATGCGTGGGTTAATTATCGCGTTATATATGGGGAATCGTTGTCAACTATGGCAAGCAGAAGAAAGTCCGCTAATGATAGAGCAGCAAAGCTATGATTTTGATATTGAAGCAATCCAAGCCAATGTTAAAGGCATTGCTGAAACTCAAGAAATTGTGGTGACGTTTAAACAGGAATATACCGAGCAGCAAGATCCGTTATCACGTCGGTTAGAGTCTCAGTCTTATGCCAATAAAGCCCTCGAAATGCTATTAGGCCGAGCAGAGCGACCTAAAAACAACTTATTGCGCAAAGGGATCACCAGCTATAGCTCAAAGATGTCGCATTTCTTTTAA
- a CDS encoding anaerobic sulfatase maturase, with amino-acid sequence MTAARFHMMAKPTSYRCNLKCEYCFYLEKEAMLDEVSGCGSTGSQQPDVMPEHVLKRYIRDYIASQDSDQIDFSWQGGEPTLAGIDFYRNVVKYQRQYANGKTITNSFQTNAVAINKQWAQFFADNQFLIGVSIDGTPDIHDKYRISVNGKPTFERVKRAIEYLIEYQVEFNVLTVINDQNWDKGAQTYQFLKSLGARHLQFIPIVEVEGSAQGSSHHYATAKDAPLTYFSVPSHGYGQFMTEVFDEWLKEDVGTIYVRMFDSVLATWLGYPASVCVQSKNCGQAMVIEANGDVYSCDHYVYPANRLGNVAELSLTKMATSKQQQRFGQAKSAKLTEQCQSCEVHGLCYGGCPKHRIVQQDGQKHKHNYLCPSYQKIFRHTAPAMHLMSQAIRQGGTAADALPMIAHARGQHAFS; translated from the coding sequence ATGACAGCAGCACGCTTTCACATGATGGCAAAACCAACCAGTTATCGCTGTAACTTAAAATGTGAATATTGCTTTTATCTCGAAAAAGAAGCGATGCTCGATGAAGTGAGCGGATGTGGAAGCACTGGGTCTCAACAACCAGATGTGATGCCTGAGCATGTTTTAAAACGTTATATTCGTGATTATATTGCCTCGCAAGATAGCGATCAGATTGACTTTTCATGGCAAGGCGGAGAGCCAACGCTTGCTGGGATTGATTTCTACCGCAATGTGGTGAAATACCAGCGTCAATATGCCAACGGCAAAACCATCACCAATAGTTTTCAAACCAATGCTGTTGCTATCAATAAACAGTGGGCGCAATTTTTTGCCGACAATCAGTTTTTAATTGGGGTATCTATCGATGGTACACCTGACATTCATGATAAATACCGTATTTCAGTCAATGGTAAACCGACCTTTGAACGGGTAAAGCGTGCCATTGAATATTTGATTGAGTATCAAGTGGAATTTAACGTCCTCACGGTGATTAATGATCAGAACTGGGATAAAGGCGCTCAGACTTATCAGTTTTTAAAATCATTAGGTGCTCGTCATTTACAGTTTATTCCCATTGTTGAAGTGGAAGGCTCTGCACAGGGCTCATCTCATCATTACGCAACCGCCAAAGATGCACCATTAACTTACTTCTCAGTCCCTTCTCATGGCTATGGTCAGTTCATGACCGAGGTTTTTGATGAATGGCTTAAAGAAGACGTAGGCACAATCTATGTGCGTATGTTTGATAGCGTATTAGCGACGTGGTTAGGTTATCCCGCATCGGTGTGTGTGCAGTCGAAAAACTGTGGTCAAGCGATGGTGATTGAAGCTAATGGCGATGTTTATTCCTGTGATCACTATGTTTATCCGGCTAACCGTTTAGGGAATGTGGCTGAACTGTCATTAACTAAGATGGCAACCAGTAAACAACAACAACGTTTTGGACAAGCTAAGTCCGCTAAATTAACCGAGCAGTGCCAAAGCTGTGAAGTCCATGGTTTATGCTATGGCGGCTGCCCGAAACACCGTATTGTTCAGCAAGATGGGCAAAAACATAAACACAATTACTTGTGCCCGTCGTATCAAAAGATCTTCCGTCATACTGCACCTGCAATGCACTTAATGAGCCAAGCAATCCGGCAAGGGGGAACGGCCGCCGATGCCTTACCGATGATTGCCCATGCTCGTGGTCAACATGCTTTCTCGTAA
- the kduI gene encoding 5-dehydro-4-deoxy-D-glucuronate isomerase encodes MEIRQPIHSQHAKQLDTAGLREQFLIENMFQEGQINLTYSHIDRIIVGAAVPTDSAIMFEGGKEIGVDFFLQRRELGVINIGEAGLVIVDGETFEIGAREAIYVGMGAQDIRFESVMADKPARFYLNCAPAHHSYPTRKITREDASPEQIGSQENCNVRTIYKYLHPSVLPTCQLLMGMTELAPGSLWNTMPCHTHERRMEVYLYFDMSQDNIVFHYMGEPQETRHLVVRNEQAVISPSWSIHSGVGTAAYTFIWGMVGENQTFHDMDHVAMADLK; translated from the coding sequence ATGGAAATTCGTCAACCAATTCATAGTCAACATGCAAAGCAACTTGATACCGCAGGTTTACGTGAGCAGTTTTTAATTGAAAACATGTTCCAAGAAGGTCAAATCAACTTAACTTACAGCCATATCGATCGCATCATTGTTGGCGCGGCTGTGCCGACTGACAGTGCGATTATGTTTGAAGGCGGTAAAGAGATCGGGGTTGATTTCTTTTTGCAGCGTCGTGAGCTAGGTGTGATCAATATTGGTGAAGCTGGCCTTGTGATTGTGGATGGTGAAACCTTTGAAATTGGTGCACGTGAAGCGATTTATGTGGGGATGGGCGCACAAGATATTCGCTTTGAAAGTGTGATGGCGGATAAACCAGCTCGTTTTTACCTAAACTGTGCACCAGCACATCACAGCTACCCAACCCGCAAAATCACCCGTGAAGACGCATCACCAGAGCAAATCGGTAGCCAAGAGAACTGCAACGTTCGCACTATTTACAAATACCTTCACCCGTCAGTATTACCGACCTGTCAGCTATTAATGGGCATGACTGAATTAGCACCGGGTAGCCTATGGAATACCATGCCTTGCCATACCCATGAACGCCGTATGGAAGTGTATCTGTATTTTGATATGAGCCAAGACAACATCGTGTTCCATTACATGGGTGAGCCACAAGAAACACGCCACCTTGTGGTACGCAATGAACAAGCGGTGATCAGCCCAAGCTGGTCTATTCACTCAGGTGTGGGTACTGCAGCTTACACCTTTATTTGGGGCATGGTGGGTGAGAACCAAACTTTCCACGACATGGACCATGTAGCGATGGCTGATTTGAAATAA
- a CDS encoding polysaccharide lyase 8 family protein encodes MKTLSLLSVSIALAITPSVVSATVNNVALHQPTDQAATFQVSSLQTTPSEQEAFQQLRLKWSESFLGAPDAAFDDKLKQMVITTNNGAQKHWDSINTDAGRVSLWNDLALDDQTEAGKKVLGANLRTSYQRLFIMAKAYQLRDGALQHNPQLLEAIIDGLTFLNQHYYKVGVKEWGNWWHWELGTPKDIHNILVVLYEQLPPALIASYLDATRYFTPLPTHLGAGPGADTSSNPHYRESTGGNRTDNTLVVLLRGILANDSTEITAAINALSPVVNYVEQSDGFYQDGSFLQHYDIAYNGTYGNVLLGGLGAQMSLVANTQWQVTDPKLQEIYPLIFKSYAPLLYRGTMMEFVNGRAISRPQEQGHDVGHNVLASLLHYIDGAPAQYVTPLKQLIKTQISQDTYIDFFESLNHVGNYQKAQQLVQDETIVAKDNQQGFFAFPAMDRVVYRTDDWAFSLAMHSSRLGNFECMNNENRKGWFTGDGMGYFYNQQLDHYHNYWSAIDSYRLSGTTVDDQVMSDCEGQRNQIAGGRKSQMEWVGSVKLDDAGSAGMDFSNWNDTLTAKKSWFMFEDMVVMLGSNIESSIGANVTTTVANRKLSEQGQTDILVNGVKWQAAQNPTVKSLLIDNPTLEDSALGYVFLTPTELAVKREVRQGNWSEIGTKTGDVSAEFVTATIDHSPAHDGYAYVVLPDSDLDDIAEFVEEKPIKVFRQDDVAHIIKNKEDKVIAANVWQPQAVEITSQITAVGKMALMVEKDDGEHHIAISDPLQMQTLLELEFKKLGED; translated from the coding sequence ATGAAAACGTTATCCCTACTCTCTGTCTCTATTGCTCTTGCTATTACTCCAAGTGTTGTTTCGGCAACGGTTAACAATGTGGCATTGCATCAACCTACTGATCAAGCAGCGACTTTCCAAGTCTCTAGCTTGCAAACGACACCATCTGAACAAGAAGCTTTTCAGCAATTGCGTTTAAAGTGGTCAGAAAGCTTTTTAGGTGCGCCGGATGCTGCTTTCGATGACAAGCTAAAGCAAATGGTGATCACAACCAATAATGGCGCTCAAAAGCATTGGGACAGTATTAATACTGATGCTGGTCGAGTTTCATTGTGGAATGATTTGGCGCTTGATGATCAAACCGAAGCCGGTAAAAAAGTATTAGGGGCAAACTTACGTACTTCCTATCAACGCCTTTTTATTATGGCGAAAGCGTATCAATTACGTGATGGCGCACTGCAACATAATCCGCAGTTACTTGAAGCGATCATTGATGGTTTAACCTTCTTAAATCAGCATTACTACAAAGTGGGTGTGAAAGAGTGGGGGAACTGGTGGCATTGGGAGCTAGGGACGCCAAAAGATATCCATAATATTCTCGTGGTGCTATATGAGCAGCTTCCGCCAGCCTTGATTGCCTCTTATCTTGATGCCACTCGCTACTTTACTCCGCTTCCAACTCATTTAGGTGCAGGGCCTGGGGCTGATACATCAAGTAATCCTCATTACCGTGAATCAACAGGTGGCAACCGTACCGACAATACCCTAGTGGTGTTATTACGTGGGATTTTAGCGAACGACAGTACCGAAATTACCGCAGCGATCAATGCGCTTTCTCCAGTGGTTAACTATGTCGAACAAAGCGATGGTTTCTATCAAGATGGTAGCTTCTTACAGCATTACGATATTGCCTATAACGGTACTTACGGCAATGTGTTACTGGGTGGTTTAGGGGCGCAAATGAGCCTAGTTGCCAATACTCAGTGGCAAGTTACCGATCCTAAATTACAAGAGATCTATCCATTAATCTTTAAGAGTTATGCACCATTGCTTTATCGCGGCACCATGATGGAGTTTGTTAATGGTCGTGCTATTTCTCGCCCTCAAGAGCAAGGACATGATGTTGGTCATAACGTATTAGCATCGCTACTTCATTATATTGATGGTGCACCTGCACAGTATGTCACGCCGCTCAAACAGCTAATTAAAACCCAGATCAGCCAAGATACGTATATCGATTTCTTTGAATCACTGAATCACGTTGGTAACTATCAAAAAGCACAGCAATTAGTTCAAGATGAAACGATTGTTGCAAAAGATAATCAACAGGGCTTTTTCGCTTTCCCTGCAATGGATCGCGTGGTCTATCGTACCGATGATTGGGCATTTAGCCTTGCAATGCATTCAAGTCGTTTAGGTAACTTTGAATGTATGAATAACGAAAACCGCAAAGGTTGGTTTACTGGTGATGGCATGGGTTATTTCTATAACCAGCAGCTCGATCATTACCATAATTACTGGTCAGCCATTGATAGCTATCGTTTGTCAGGCACTACGGTTGATGATCAAGTCATGAGTGATTGTGAAGGCCAACGTAACCAAATTGCTGGTGGTCGTAAATCACAAATGGAGTGGGTTGGCTCGGTAAAATTAGACGATGCTGGTAGTGCTGGGATGGATTTTTCTAACTGGAACGACACCTTAACGGCTAAAAAATCGTGGTTTATGTTTGAAGATATGGTGGTGATGCTAGGCTCGAATATTGAATCGAGTATAGGAGCGAATGTTACGACCACGGTTGCTAATCGCAAGCTTTCGGAACAGGGGCAAACCGATATCTTGGTCAATGGGGTGAAATGGCAAGCGGCTCAGAACCCAACAGTGAAAAGTTTGCTGATTGATAATCCAACGTTGGAAGATAGTGCGTTAGGTTATGTGTTCTTAACCCCGACTGAATTGGCGGTAAAACGCGAAGTTCGCCAAGGTAATTGGAGCGAGATCGGCACTAAAACAGGCGATGTTAGTGCTGAATTTGTCACGGCAACCATAGATCATTCACCAGCCCATGATGGCTACGCTTATGTTGTGCTACCTGATAGCGATCTTGATGATATCGCTGAGTTTGTTGAAGAAAAGCCAATCAAGGTATTCAGACAAGATGACGTTGCCCATATTATTAAAAACAAAGAAGACAAAGTGATTGCTGCTAATGTTTGGCAACCACAAGCGGTTGAGATCACATCGCAGATCACCGCTGTAGGTAAAATGGCCTTAATGGTGGAGAAAGACGATGGCGAGCATCATATTGCGATAAGCGATCCGCTACAAATGCAAACCTTGCTTGAACTTGAGTTTAAAAAGCTAGGTGAAGATTAA